Proteins encoded by one window of Venturia canescens isolate UGA chromosome 2, ASM1945775v1, whole genome shotgun sequence:
- the LOC122405984 gene encoding uncharacterized protein isoform X3, with amino-acid sequence MKPNANGYNVNKQPSLEEGSMRHQTTDEDYNSTGERKSNRCNRCLQLMKVILYIELVLFVGWIGCVFISNYYQDHNNNGLNKSYGTSKWSRNGQELDIPDSVIDPIVVSPDNVKWSPEQDVTKTITVKSLTKSQVSNKNIIPIVQSETTTAMNVIATDNTDTESMSLLHWLDSLAIPKNSWDESSSKSTSSESKFDWDSSSNEKSAFDANSDRASSDENHFETINKGDKIDVNFLLTLPLWHNIVFTSDYLDEIVRSDEELVQDDGITNGTFILVSPNSMEHRQSRKVRSTNGQDEDSSSSSSSEEDATKHNKPHHSNPDDSDEEDCPTILDKDGNEIVEPEDLVSYIGKNWFRWLAEVDIPECKEPKVAKTVTVDRCGKFVVNCEIEEETHTHDRHQRDIENAEKNNEKADHCKELVLGHQKDFETWRAKLVTGDSSDLRVQNIYQHIAENLFALTVHEIVERTNDKKQKTDSEWYTVMVAIRNKISDSIDTKDQNLLTDSNQLTMEMARNLGKIITRAVDIYEDCHNVLFSAPQVHLLTMLIERERCLRNTQKIITMKDRLAAEIVPGESTNLDVIMLRQIFKARLMLLIIRIAEDENQGDALVNTGPVNVTDEQWATFMLGLKQEIAEFPDDLNLQKQLKDSVYPTRKQTDWLREITVYYLRQHVQCSMLTLFGVIGQYNSMANHNKRAARSADSKWDTAYPGTLKIYSREKNSRRRRAVWTEKPKPTIVTCTLEDDDIQFDEERQERLERYNRLVASNTVDVREPIINAIERKLNGTNPTENSEGTPTPPYMRYMDALAIFMGNTSSSLHDQGYELLRDVVLELKYLADNETAFEGYDMDTLMRNWTGCLWHIPDNYTAETILMATIKAGEALNLHYSAVEEGKNCGDEFTPVYGTFTYVGEQPEKSFIRRWRHIFREVIRLYFRINNPEVLPKLPCTSSRGKSETTKRDVEKEMNRLRKRSIKHPMRRSVPEVTCSFEEDETEFGQERQERLDRYHQFVASNTVDVREPFVNAIEERLNGTSPTENPDKPPSYMPYLNAAHIFMGNTSLGLREESYKLLRDIVLELKYLADNEMALEGYNTDTLMTNWTGCLLHIPDNYTAETIFMATIKASEALNLHYSAAEEGKNCGDEITPVYGTFAYVGEQPEKSVVRRWRHIFEQIVRLYFKIHNPDALPKTNCASNGEKSQTKKRDVETETNRLRKRSVEHLMRRSVPGTTCISEEDATQFVQERQERLDRYNEFVASNTVDVREPIINAIEERLNGTNPTEKLDKPPQYMRAINAADIFMGSTSPDLRKENYKLLRDIILEIKYLADNETALEGYDMDTLMTNWGNTCRAHIPENYTAETILMAAIKAGEVLNIHYSTAEEGKNCGDEFTPVYGTFAYVGEQPEKSIVRRWRHILEQFVSLYFKIHNPEALSKLHCAGNEEKSQMNKREVETDMTRLRKRSIGHLIRRSVPEVTCTSQEDETQFGQERQERLDRYHQFVASGNVDVREPFLNNIEQRLNGTSPTENPDKPPSYMPYLNTAHIFMGNTSLGLREESYKLLRDIVLELKYLDDNEQASEGYNVTVVMNDWIIGCLTEIPDNYTAETILMAIMKVSVLIDLRYSAMEEGKNCGDQFTPVYGTFAYVGEQPEKSFVRRWRHIFGQIAHLYFKIHNPDALPETNCAGNGEKSQTTKRNVQTETNRLRKRSVEHLMRRSVPEVICTSQEDETEFGQERQERLDRYNEFVASNTVDVREPFVNDIEERLNGTSPTENPDKPPSYMRYLNVAHIFMGNTSLGLREESYKLLRDIVLELKYLERNDEQADEGYNLTVVMNDWMMGCLSEVPDNYTAETVLMAIMKVSVSIDLRYSAMEEGKNCGDQFTPVYGTFAYIGEQPEKSIVRRWRHIFGQIFNLYFKIYNPEALPKLPCANNIENSQTKKTHSESVISRLGKRSIGYLFRKTDNTVIIDEKHSGNDENARFIKANPDVAEPRNFDQSQSSFFAKMEALSSHIDRLHEMYQKYNELNDDYMSNEFLDNVPSKYES; translated from the exons ATGAAACCGAACGCCAATGGATACAACG TTAACAAACAACCATCTCTTGAAGAGGGCTCGATGAGACATCAGACAACAGATGAAGATTATAATTCCACTGGTGAGCGAAAGAGCAATCGCTGCAATCGGTGTTTACAATTGATGAAAGTAATTCTGTATATTGAATTGGTACTTTTCGTCGGTTGGATTGGATGTGTTTTCATCTCGAATTATTATCAGGACCACAATAACAATGGTCTGAATAAGTCATACGGCACATCAAAATGGTCCAGAAATGGTCAAGAACTAGATATTCCAGATTCGGTGATAGATCCGATTGTCGTATCACCGGATAATGTCAAATGGTCACCGGAACAAGATGTTACGAAAACCATAACTGTGAAAAGTCTAACAAAGTCACAAGTATCGAATAAAAACATAATTCCAATCGTTCAGTCGGAAACAACGACAGCTATGAATGTTATCGCGACTGATAATACAGACACAGAATCAATGTCATTATTGCATTGGCTAGACTCATTAGCAATTCCGAAAAATTCTTGGGACGAGAGTTCTTCGAAGTCAACCAGTTCCGAGAGCAAATTCGATTGGGACTCatcttcaaatgaaaaatcagcATTTGATGCGAATTCTGATAGGGCCTCGTcggatgaaaatcattttgaaaCTATAAATAAAGGGGATAAGATCGATgttaattttcttttaacGCTGCCACTTTGGCACAACATCGTTTTCACTTCTGATTATCTAGACGAAATCGTTCGTTCGGATGAAGAGTTAGTGCAAGATGATGGTATTACAAACGGAACATTCATTCTCGTAAGTCCAAACTCAATGGAACATCGTCAGTCACGAAAAGTAAGATCGACGAATGGACAGGACGAAGATAGTTCCTCCAGTTCTTCGAGCGAAGAGGACGCTACGAAACACAATAAACCACATCATTCGAATCCAGATGACAGCGACGAAGAAGACTGCCCCACGATTCTGGATAAAGATGGTAACGAAATTGTGGAACCGGAAGATTTAGTAAGTTACATAGGCAAGAATTGGTTTCGGTGGCTCGCCGAGGTCGATATTCCCGAGTGTAAGGAGCCAAAGGTTGCCAAAACTGTGACGGTCGATAGATGCGGAAAATTCGTTGTCAACTGTGAAATTGAAGAGGAGACACATACGCATGATAGGCATCAACGTGACATTGAAAACgcagagaaaaataatgagaaggCGGACCATTGTAAGGAATTAGTCTTGGGACACCAGAAAGATTTTGAAACATGGAGAGCGAAACTCGTTACAGGAGATTCTTCTGATTTAAGAGTACAGAATATATATCAACATATTGCAGAGAATCTTTTTGCATTGACTGTGCATGAGATTGTGGAGCGAACGAAtgacaaaaaacaaaagacaGACTCAGAGTGGTATACTGTGATGGTAGCAATAAGAAACAAGATCTCTGACTCAATCGATACTAAAGATCAGAACTTACTCACTGATAGTAATCAGTTGACTATGGAAATGGCGAGAAATCTTGGCAAAATAATTACAAGGGCAGTGGACATTTATGAGGATTGTCATAACGTATTATTCTCAGCTCCACAAGTTCACCTCTTAACGATGCTGATAGAGCGTGAAAGGTGCCTTCGAAATACTCAGAAAATTATAACAATGAAAGACAGATTGGCAGCTGAGATTGTGCCTGGTGAATCTACAAATTTGGATGTTATAATGTTGCGGCAGATATTTAAGGCACGCCTCATGCTTTTAATCATACGTATAGCAGAAGATGAGAATCAAGGGGATGCATTGGTTAATACTGGTCCTGTCAATGTGACCGATGAGCAGTGGGCGACCTTCATGCTTGGATTGAAGCAAGAAATAGCCGAATTCCCTGACGATCTAAATCTTCAAAAACAGTTAAAGGATTCTGTGTACCCTACACGGAAACAGACGGACTGGTTACGGGAGATTACAGTATATTATCTACGTCAACATGTACAATGTAGCATGTTAACACTATTCGGAGTTATCGGACAATACAACAGCATGGCGAATCACAATAAACGAGCAGCCCGATCTGCCGACTCTAAATGGGATACCGCGTATCCtggaactttaaaaatttattcaagggAGAAGAACTCACGCAGAAGAAGGGCAGTCTGGACCGAAAAACCGAAAC CGACCATCGTGACATGCACATTGGAAGACGATGATATTCAATTTGACGAAGAGCGACAAGAAAGATTGGAACGTTATAATCGGTTAGTCGCTTCGAACACTGTGGACGTACGGGAACCAATCATCAATGCAATTGAAAGGAAATTGAACGGTACAAATCCCACCGAAAACTCAGAAGGAACGCCAACACCCCCGTATATGCGGTACATGGATGCGCTTGCTATTTTCATGGGGAATACTTCGTCGAGCTTGCATGATCAGGGCTACGAACTTCTGCGAGATGTTGTTTTGGAATTGAAATACTTGGCTGATAATGAAACGGCGTTCGAAGGTTATGATATGGACACGTTGATGAGAAACTGGACTGGTTGCCTGTGGCATATTCCAGATAATTATACAGCAGAGACTATTTTGATGGCTACAATAAAAGCTGGTGAAGCTTTGAATCTTCACTATTCGGCGGTAGAGGAAGGAAAGAACTGTGGTGATGAGTTCACGCCCGTTTATGGAACGTTCACTTACGTTGGTGAACAACCCGAAAAATCTTTTATACGACGCTGGAGACACATTTTCAGAGAAGTCATCAGATTGTACTTCAGGATCAACAATCCTGAAGTTCTTCCAAAGTTGCCGTGTACAAGCAGTAGAGGAAAATCTGAAACGACCAAAAGGGACGTAGAAAAGGAAATGAACCGTTTGAGAAAACGTTCAATCAAACATCCGATGCGACGGTCCG TTCCTGAGGTTACATGTTCCTTCGAAGAAGATGAAACTGAATTTGGTCAAGAGCGACAAGAAAGATTAGACCGTTATCACCAGTTTGTTGCTTCGAATACCGTCGATGTTCGGGAACCTTTCGTGAACGCCATAGAAGAGAGATTGAATGGCACGAGCCCCACTGAAAATCCGGACAAACCACCTTCGTATATGCCATACCTGAATGCAGCTCATATCTTTATGGGCAACACATCACTGGGCTTACGTGAAGAGAGTTACAAATTGCTGCGAGATATTGTTTtagaattgaaatatttggCCGACAATGAAATGGCACTCGAAGGTTACAATACGGACACATTAATGACAAATTGGACTGGTTGCCTGTTGCATATTCCAGACAATTATACGGCTGAAACTATTTTCATGGCTACCATAAAAGCGAGTGAAGCTTTAAATCTCCACTATTCGGCTGCCGAGGAAGGGAAGAATTGTGGCGACGAAATCACGCCTGTGTACGGAACGTTTGCGTATGTTGGTGAACAGCCGGAAAAATCTGTCGTCCGGCGTTGGAGGCACATTTTTGAACAAATCGTTCGGTTGTACTTCAAAATTCACAACCCCGATGCTTTACCCAAAACAAACTGTGCGAGCAATGGAGAAAAATCTCAAACTAAAAAAAGGGATGTAGAAACGGAAACGAACCGTTTGAGAAAACGTTCAGTCGAACATCTGATGCGAAGATCCG TTCCTGGGACGACATGTATCTCCGAAGAGGATGCAACTCAATTTGTTCAAGAGCGACAAGAAAGATTAGACCGTTATAATGAGTTTGTTGCTTCCAATACCGTGGATGTACGGGAACCCATTATCAACGCTATTGAAGAGAGGTTGAATGGTACAAATCCCACTGAGAAACTGGACAAACCACCTCAGTATATGCGTGCCATAAATGCAGCTGATATCTTCATGGGTAGTACATCACCGGACTTACGCAAAGAGAATTACAAACTTCTGCGAGACATTATTTTAGAAATCAAATATTTGGCTGACAATGAAACGGCGCTCGAAGGTTACGATATGGACACATTGATGACAAACTGGGGAAACACTTGCCGGGCTCATATTCCAGAAAACTATACAGctgaaacaattttaatggctGCCATCAAAGCAGGTGAAGTCTTGAATATTCACTATTCGACTGCCGAAGAAGGGAAGAATTGTGGCGACGAATTCACGCCTGTGTACGGGACGTTTGCGTATGTTGGTGAGCAGCCGGAAAAGTCGATTGTACGACGATGGAGGCACATTCTCGAGCAATTTGTTAGTTTATACTTCAAAATCCACAATCCTGAAGCTCTTTCCAAATTACATTGCGCTGGCAATGAAGAGAAATCTCAGATGAACAAGAGGGAGGTAGAAACAGATATGACCCGTTTAAGAAAACGTTCAATCGGACATCTGATACGACGGTCCG TTCCCGAA GTTACATGTACCTCGCAAGAAGATGAAACTCAATTTGGTCAAGAGCGACAGGAAAGATTAGACCGTTATCACCAGTTTGTTGCTTCCGGTAATGTGGACGTACGGGAACCTTTTCTGAATAATATAGAACAGAGATTGAATGGCACGAGCCCCACTGAAAATCCGGACAAACCACCTTCGTATATGCCATACCTGAATACAGCACATATCTTTATGGGCAACACATCACTGGGATTACGCGAAGAAAGTTACAAACTGCTGCGAGATATTGTTTTAGAATTGAAATACTTAGATGACAATGAACAAGCTTCCGAAGGATACAACGTGACTGTGGTGATGAATGATTGGATAATAGGGTGCCTAACCGAAATTCCAGATAATTACACGGCTGAAACTATCTTAATGGCAATCATGAAAGTTAGCGTATTAATAGATCTTCGTTATTCGGCAATGGAGGAAGGCAAAAATTGTGGCGACCAATTCACTCCAGTTTACGGGACCTTCGCGTATGTTGGTGAACAGCCTGAAAAATCTTTCGTCCGGCGTTGGAGGCACATTTTTGGACAAATTGCTCATTTGTACTTTAAAATTCACAACCCCGATGCTCTACCTGAAACAAACTGTGCGGGTAACGGagaaaaatctcaaaccaCAAAAAGGAACGTACAAACGGAAACGAACCGCTTGAGAAAACGTTCAGTCGAACATCTGATGCGACGATCCG tgccTGAGGTTATATGTACCTCGCAAGAAGATGAAACTGAATTTGGTCAAGAGCGACAGGAAAGATTAGACCGTTATAATGAGTTCGTTGCTTCGAATACCGTCGACGTTCGGGAACCTTTCGTGAACGACATAGAAGAGAGATTGAATGGCACGAGCCCCACTGAAAACCCGGACAAACCACCTTCGTATATGCGATACCTGAATGTAGCTCATATCTTTATGGGCAACACATCACTGGGCTTGCGTGAAGAGAGTTACAAACTGCTGCGAGATATTGTTTTAGAATTGAAGTACTTGGAGCGTAATGATGAACAAGCTGATGAAGGATACAACCTGACTGTGGTGATGAATGATTGGATGATGGGTTGCCTATCCGAAGTTCCAGATAACTACACGGCTGAAACTGTCTTAATGGCAATCATGAAAGTTAGCGTATCTATAGATCTTCGTTATTCGGCAATGGAGGAAGGCAAAAATTGTGGCGACCAATTCACGCCGGTTTACGGGACCTTCGCGTATATTGGTGAACAGCCGGAAAAATCTATCGTCCGTCGTTGGAGGCACATTTTTGGACAAATCTTCAATCTGtacttcaaaatttataatcCCGAAGCTCTTCCTAAATTGCCGTGCGCGAACAATATAGAAAATTCGCAGACCAAAAAAACCCACTCAGAATCGGTGATAAGTCGTTTGGGAAAACGCTCGATCGGTTATCTCTTTCGGAAGACTG ACAATACAGTCATCATCGATGAAAAACATTCTGGAAACGACGAAAATGCACGATTCATAAAAGCAAATCCGGACGTTGCAGAGCCCCGGAATTTCGATCAGTCACAGAGTTCTTTTTTCGCCAAAATGGAAGCTTTATCATCTCACATTGATCGTCTTCACGAAATGTATCAAAAATATAACGAATTAAATGACGACTATATGTCGAATGAATTCCTTGATAATGTGCCATCGAAATACGAATCTTAA